The DNA segment AATAGAGTTGAAAACGTTTTTTGTATTTTTGCTAAATTTAATGTAGAATTAATCATAATACTACTGGTAATAGCTAATTTATaggtttattaaaatgttaatgACTAAATTACTTGGTTTTGAATATAAAAACTCAGTTATAGGCTTTGTTAATTTTCAAAGATTCAATTATAGCTTAcccttaaatatataataattaatcatTAACAACTATTCGGCAATGGTAATGGACTCAAAATACAGCATAAATGGTGGTGGGAgtcacatgaaaaataagtggaccCCATATCTGTGTTTTAAATCTGTCATAGTCCAAGACTAGGTAAGCTTTTCCCCTTGGCAATCTTTCATCAGCGTGTAGATCACGGGGAGTAGTTGAGGGACTTTCACCTATAAATACTTGATCTATTCATGCAAGATTTTTCACATCTTCTCCGCAACAACTAAAGGCTAGAGAAATAGTCACAAAATGAAGGCCTTTCATTTCCTTCTCTTGTTGGCTTTGGCTTTCTCTTTTGTCTCTGCCTTCGATCCTAGCCCTCTCCAGGACTTTTGTGTTGCAATACCTGAACCTAAGAATGCTGGTGCAGTACTGTTGCTTTAAGTTTTTCTTCTTTGTTTCACCTTTCTGTCATAGTATTATCCAATAAAGAATAGTATTTCCTCTATAGAAATCTTTTTCTTATTTTGTTATATGCACGTTCAGTGGATACTGACAATAACTTTTATGTAATGCAGTGTTTGTTAATGGGAAGTTCTGCAAGAACCCAAACCTTACCGTAGCTGGAGATTTCTCCTTTTCGGGACTCAATATTCCTGGAAATACAGCAAATCGAGTTGGATCGAATGTCACCCTCGTGAATGTTGATGTGCTACCAGGACTCAACACTCTTGGTATTTCTCTCGCTCGGTTAGACTATGCACCCAATGGTGGCTTAAACCCTCCCCACATTCACCCTTGTGGCACAGAGATCCTTGTGGTTGTGGAAGGCACCCTTCATGTTGGCTTTGTGACATCCAACCCTAATCGGTTTATCTCCAAAGTCTTATACCCTGGAGATGTTTTTgtatttccaattggtctcattcaCTTCCAGTTTAATATTGCAAAGACGAAAGCGGTTGCCTTTGCTGGACTAAGCAGCCAAAACCCAGGTGTTATCACTATAGCAGATGCAATCTTTGGGCCTGATCCACCCATTAATCCTGATGTTCTTGCTAAGGCCTTCCAACTGGACAAGGATGTCgtggaaaaacttcagaaactgtTTGAGAATGCATAAAACAGCCATCCGAAAATCAGTGCAGCTTACTGTTTAAGAATTGTGTTTAGTTATTATGTTTCCTGCAGTGTCGCCAATAATTGAGCTCGCATATCCTGATTAAATGAATAGATGTTTTCTTGGTGTATCTTTACTAATTAAATAAACAGATGTTTTCTCTTTGTGCCTTACTAGAACACTTGGATAAAAGAAATAGTGTACCATAAATTTAATCAAACTAACAATCAATTCAGTTAAATTAAGAATCAAATTGATTCGTCTCACTCTGATTTGACCAACGTTTTCATTTTTTTACTTGAAGTAAaactaagaattaaaaaaaaaaaattagttagatGCTCAAGACGTGGAAAATGGAATATGCTcgcttagatttttttttttttttttttccgaaaGGATAGAAAATCATTTGATTAGAAAAAGGAGTTACAGGCCTAAGACTAAAAGCTTACAACAAGAAGCCCTTAAGGTCCACAAACAAGGAAAGATGCAGATGAGATTGTCTCCACTAGGCCAGCTGTCGACCGCATTTTCAGTAGCAACAGGGAAGGTGAACCAAACGAAGAAAAATGAGATCATTTTCTTGCTCAAGAAACCAGTTTTAACAAAGAAACCAGTCAAAATCCCAAGCGTATCTTTCTTTCACGGCCCTAGACCTAACAGACTCTTAACCAACAACAGAAACAACAGTCT comes from the Hevea brasiliensis isolate MT/VB/25A 57/8 chromosome 5, ASM3005281v1, whole genome shotgun sequence genome and includes:
- the LOC110670508 gene encoding germin-like protein subfamily 1 member 13; translation: MKAFHFLLLLALAFSFVSAFDPSPLQDFCVAIPEPKNAVFVNGKFCKNPNLTVAGDFSFSGLNIPGNTANRVGSNVTLVNVDVLPGLNTLGISLARLDYAPNGGLNPPHIHPCGTEILVVVEGTLHVGFVTSNPNRFISKVLYPGDVFVFPIGLIHFQFNIAKTKAVAFAGLSSQNPGVITIADAIFGPDPPINPDVLAKAFQLDKDVVEKLQKLFENA